One window of the Rhizobiaceae bacterium genome contains the following:
- a CDS encoding citrate synthase, which translates to MTHHPKSLIGLDGVAAAETRLSAIDGERGVLVIAGERVERLAVGAGFEAVAARLWSLADGVERDPEHVRAALAAARLVAFDMLSSLLAATAGMPVVPAFRAAIAGLGPRGGLEPEAVIVGAMPVIAAAIVRAARGEAPVRPDPDLSHAADTLRMLRGTLPSDAEARALDTYLVTVSDHGMNASTFASRVVASTGADLFMAVTAGYCALTGPLHGGAPGPVLEMLDAIGSRDRIAPWIDAALTRGERLMGFGHRVYRVRDPRADVLKAAVMSLGRSEAELGLAAEVEAYARQALARAKPDRALDTNVEFYTAILLDALGIPRQAFTPVFAAARAAGWTAHAMEQQRNGRLLRPAAAYVGTMPAD; encoded by the coding sequence ATGACTCACCACCCCAAATCCCTGATCGGCCTGGACGGCGTCGCCGCCGCCGAGACGCGCCTTTCGGCCATCGACGGCGAGCGCGGCGTGCTGGTGATCGCTGGCGAACGGGTGGAGCGACTGGCCGTCGGCGCTGGCTTCGAGGCCGTGGCGGCGCGTCTATGGTCGCTGGCGGATGGTGTCGAGCGCGATCCGGAGCATGTGCGCGCCGCACTTGCGGCGGCGCGGCTGGTGGCCTTCGACATGCTGTCCTCGCTGCTCGCCGCGACTGCGGGAATGCCGGTGGTGCCCGCCTTCCGTGCAGCCATTGCCGGCCTCGGGCCGCGTGGCGGGCTGGAGCCGGAGGCCGTCATCGTCGGCGCCATGCCGGTGATCGCCGCCGCCATTGTCCGCGCCGCGCGCGGCGAAGCGCCGGTGCGGCCGGACCCCGACCTTTCGCACGCCGCCGATACGCTGCGCATGCTTCGCGGCACGCTGCCTTCGGATGCCGAGGCGAGGGCGCTGGACACCTATCTCGTCACCGTCTCGGACCACGGCATGAACGCCTCGACCTTCGCGTCGCGCGTCGTCGCCTCGACGGGCGCGGACCTCTTCATGGCGGTCACCGCGGGCTATTGCGCGCTGACCGGTCCGCTGCATGGCGGCGCGCCTGGGCCGGTTCTGGAAATGCTCGACGCCATCGGCAGCCGCGACCGCATCGCGCCGTGGATCGATGCCGCGCTCACGCGCGGCGAGCGCCTCATGGGCTTCGGGCATCGCGTCTACCGCGTGCGCGATCCGCGCGCCGACGTGCTGAAGGCGGCCGTCATGAGCCTCGGCAGGAGCGAAGCCGAACTCGGCCTCGCCGCCGAGGTGGAGGCCTATGCGCGGCAGGCGTTGGCGCGGGCGAAGCCGGATCGCGCGCTCGACACCAATGTCGAGTTCTACACGGCGATCCTTCTTGACGCGCTCGGTATCCCGCGACAGGCCTTCACGCCCGTCTTTGCGGCGGCGCGTGCGGCCGGCTGGACCGCGCATGCGATGGAGCAGCAGCGCAACGGCCGCCTGCTTCGGCCAGCGGCGGCTTATGTCGGAACGATGCCTGCCGATTGA
- a CDS encoding aspartate kinase, translating into MARIVMKFGGTSVADLDRIHNVARHVKREVEAGHEVAVVVSAMAGKTNELVGWVQNMPKVAGSNAPFYDAREYDAVVASGEQVTAGLLAIALQSMGINARSWQGWQIPIRTDNAHGAARIAEIDGSFLIKRFGEGQVAVVAGFQGIAPDNRIATLGRGGSDTSAVAIAAAVKADRCDIYTDVDGVYTTDPRIEPKARRLDKITFEEMLEMASLGAKVLQVRSVELAMVHKVRTFVRSSFDDPDAPGMGDLINPPGTLICDEDEIVEQQVVTGIAYAKDEAQISLRRVADRPGVAAGIFGPLAEANINVDMIVQNISEDGKSTDMTFTVPSGDVGKALAVLDELKKTVGFDVVQHDEGMSKVSVIGIGMRSHAGVAATAFRALAEKSINIRAITTSEIKISILIDGPYTELAVRTLHSVYGLDKH; encoded by the coding sequence ATGGCGCGCATCGTGATGAAGTTCGGCGGAACGTCCGTCGCCGATCTTGACCGCATCCACAATGTGGCGCGTCACGTCAAACGCGAGGTCGAAGCGGGCCATGAGGTCGCGGTCGTCGTCTCGGCCATGGCCGGCAAGACCAACGAGCTGGTCGGCTGGGTGCAGAACATGCCGAAGGTCGCCGGCTCCAATGCGCCGTTCTACGACGCGCGCGAATACGACGCCGTGGTCGCCTCGGGCGAGCAGGTGACGGCCGGCCTGCTGGCCATCGCGCTCCAGTCCATGGGCATCAACGCCCGCTCCTGGCAGGGCTGGCAGATTCCGATCAGGACCGACAACGCCCATGGTGCGGCGCGCATCGCCGAGATCGACGGCTCCTTCCTGATAAAGCGTTTTGGCGAAGGGCAGGTGGCGGTCGTCGCCGGCTTTCAGGGCATCGCGCCGGACAACCGCATCGCCACCCTCGGTCGCGGCGGTTCCGACACCAGCGCGGTCGCTATCGCCGCCGCTGTCAAGGCCGACCGCTGCGACATCTATACCGACGTCGACGGCGTCTACACCACCGACCCCCGTATCGAGCCGAAGGCCCGCCGCCTCGACAAGATCACCTTCGAGGAAATGCTCGAAATGGCCTCGCTCGGCGCCAAGGTGCTGCAGGTCCGCTCCGTCGAACTCGCCATGGTGCACAAGGTGCGCACCTTCGTCCGCTCGTCCTTCGACGATCCGGACGCGCCCGGCATGGGCGATCTCATCAATCCGCCTGGAACGCTCATTTGCGACGAGGATGAAATCGTGGAACAGCAAGTCGTGACCGGCATAGCCTACGCCAAGGACGAGGCGCAGATCTCGCTCCGCCGCGTGGCCGACCGCCCCGGCGTCGCCGCCGGTATTTTCGGCCCGCTGGCCGAGGCCAACATCAACGTCGACATGATCGTCCAGAACATTTCCGAGGACGGCAAGTCGACCGACATGACCTTCACCGTGCCGTCGGGCGACGTCGGCAAGGCGCTGGCCGTGCTCGACGAGCTGAAGAAGACGGTCGGTTTCGACGTCGTCCAGCATGACGAGGGCATGTCCAAGGTTTCGGTGATCGGCATCGGCATGCGCAGCCATGCCGGCGTCGCCGCCACCGCCTTCCGGGCGCTGGCGGAGAAGTCGATCAACATCCGCGCCATCACCACGTCGGAGATCAAGATATCGATCCTGATCGACGGCCCTTACACCGAGCTCGCTGTTCGGACTTTGCATTCGGTCTACGGGCTGGATAAGCATTAG
- a CDS encoding citrate synthase family protein, whose translation MKNPREPLYLTARQAAGELSVSPATLYAYVSRGLIRSEPIEASRERRYRAEDVRALKGRRSESSARGADVEQPVIETAVSTITEAGPVYRGVDAIGLAAEATLEQAATLLWDVSGIDPFGADNLPVMSETMGAILSASAASPPLPRAVAVLALAAEADPQAYNRSAEGRARIGARIVRLVSAAILGTAPSADPIHAQIARRWASPRTDAAALIRRALVLLADHELNPSTYTLRCAASTGLNLYDATIAGLVALKGPKHGGAGLLAARLVDSLAEADLDETIRSRVALGEAMPGFGHKVYRTSDPRADDLLAALARSGTDPRLTTEAPRLIAEATGLFPNIDYALAVMVRTLGLPTGSEIALFAIARTAGWIAHGMEQLASDRLIRPGARYIGALPGRARHGG comes from the coding sequence ATGAAAAATCCGCGTGAACCCCTTTATCTCACCGCCCGGCAGGCGGCCGGCGAACTCTCGGTGTCGCCCGCCACGCTCTATGCCTATGTCAGCCGGGGGCTGATCCGTTCGGAGCCGATCGAGGCATCCCGCGAACGGCGCTACCGCGCCGAGGATGTGCGCGCCCTGAAAGGCCGCCGCAGCGAAAGCAGCGCACGCGGCGCGGATGTCGAGCAGCCCGTCATCGAGACCGCCGTGAGCACCATCACCGAGGCGGGACCGGTCTATCGCGGCGTCGATGCCATCGGGCTGGCCGCCGAGGCCACGCTGGAGCAGGCGGCGACGCTTCTGTGGGATGTCAGCGGCATCGATCCGTTCGGCGCCGACAACCTGCCGGTGATGAGCGAGACAATGGGGGCGATCCTCTCGGCGTCGGCGGCATCGCCGCCGCTGCCGCGCGCCGTGGCCGTGCTGGCGCTCGCGGCGGAGGCCGATCCGCAGGCCTACAACCGCTCCGCCGAAGGGCGTGCGCGGATCGGGGCACGCATCGTCCGCCTCGTCTCCGCAGCAATTCTCGGGACCGCGCCTTCGGCAGACCCGATCCACGCGCAGATCGCCCGAAGGTGGGCGAGCCCGCGCACCGACGCGGCGGCGCTGATACGGCGGGCGCTGGTCCTGCTTGCCGATCACGAACTGAACCCTTCCACCTACACGCTACGCTGCGCCGCCTCGACCGGCCTCAACCTCTACGACGCCACCATTGCCGGGCTGGTCGCGCTGAAAGGGCCGAAGCATGGCGGCGCAGGGCTGCTGGCTGCGCGGCTGGTGGACAGCCTTGCGGAAGCCGACCTCGACGAGACGATCCGATCCCGTGTCGCGCTCGGCGAGGCCATGCCGGGCTTCGGCCACAAGGTCTACCGGACCAGCGATCCCCGCGCCGACGACCTTCTGGCCGCGCTCGCGCGGTCGGGCACGGACCCAAGGCTGACCACCGAAGCGCCGCGGCTGATCGCCGAGGCGACCGGCCTGTTCCCCAACATCGACTATGCGCTCGCCGTGATGGTGCGCACGCTCGGCCTGCCGACAGGATCGGAGATAGCCCTCTTCGCCATCGCCCGCACCGCCGGCTGGATAGCGCACGGCATGGAGCAACTGGCGAGCGACAGGCTGATCCGGCCTGGCGCGCGCTATATCGGCGCGCTGCCCGGGCGCGCACGACATGGCGGCTGA